The nucleotide sequence TTCACGAAAAGCGCCAACGAAGCCGTGTAACCATGCAGAAAATTGCGGTCGCCCACCGGCCCGATTTCACCGTTGCAGAAGAAACCCGCCAGACCCATCGGCCCGAGATTCTGCTGAACGAGTCCCGCGTCGTGGTCGGTCCGGCCGAACAGGCGGTGTCCGCGGCCGTTGCAACTGCAGAGACATCCACCGTAAATTCTGGCGCCGCCCAGCCGGACCTTCGCACTGGCCAGCAACTCCGCCAGGTCCTTCGTCGCGGCCGCCGCGTCCCGTCGCTGAAATTGAATGGTCTGGCCCGGGCGTGGCAGTGCCCCGACCGCGATGGCTCCCGAGCGCGGGTCCGCGCCAAGCAGATTGCGAATCAGAAAATCGCCGCGGCGGAATTCCTCGAGATACTCGTTGATCACGAGGCCCACGAACACGTTGCCTTGCGCCTGCTTCTGTTCCGGCGTGGAGAGCCTGTCCAGGGTTTCGGCCAGGACCTGGTAGGCCGGACGGTTGCCGATCTGATGGATGACGTTCCGCTCGACCCGCGTGATGGTCCAGGTGTCTCCGATGGGGGTGCATCCCTGCGAAATGACACCATCCAGCCTGACATCACCGGCGAACGAAATCGCCACGCCGCCGTCCTCGAACACATCGCCGTTGAGATAAACCTGCGCGCCCGGTCCGCGATGATCGCCGCTGGCCAG is from Candidatus Angelobacter sp. and encodes:
- a CDS encoding FIST N-terminal domain-containing protein, giving the protein MQDEFAVTAHWKGEFDEAGLQSWAEQLRGQLRSTRVSLGLVFMTPGFFSHAAQVLEILRVHAHIPLLAGCSSASLIVDGREIEDAPGLVTALFALPGAELKSIRFTQQQVEEANGPGYWHLETGLGQEQTNGWLIFADPFHLDVEGWLRGWNEAYAPLPVLGGLASGDHRGPGAQVYLNGDVFEDGGVAISFAGDVRLDGVISQGCTPIGDTWTITRVERNVIHQIGNRPAYQVLAETLDRLSTPEQKQAQGNVFVGLVINEYLEEFRRGDFLIRNLLGADPRSGAIAVGALPRPGQTIQFQRRDAAAATKDLAELLASAKVRLGGARIYGGCLCSCNGRGHRLFGRTDHDAGLVQQNLGPMGLAGFFCNGEIGPVGDRNFLHGYTASLALFVKK